One window of Candidatus Mycobacterium wuenschmannii genomic DNA carries:
- a CDS encoding HIT family protein, whose product MADDSIVDRGAGEADHLQRLWTPYRMSYLAEGPLKQDNDNKEQPFTDIPQLSDEDGLVVARGELVYAVLNLYPYNPGHLMVVPYRRFSEIEDLTEAESAELMAFIQKAIRVIKNVSRPHGFNVGVNLGHSAGGSLAEHLHVHVVPRWGGDANFITIIGDSKVIPQLLRDTRQLLATEWAKQS is encoded by the coding sequence ATGGCTGACGACTCGATCGTCGACCGGGGCGCCGGCGAGGCCGATCACCTGCAGCGGCTGTGGACCCCGTACCGGATGAGCTACCTCGCCGAGGGTCCGCTCAAGCAGGACAACGACAACAAGGAACAACCCTTCACCGACATCCCGCAACTGTCGGACGAGGACGGTCTGGTCGTTGCCCGCGGCGAACTGGTCTACGCGGTGCTGAACCTGTACCCGTACAACCCCGGCCACCTGATGGTGGTGCCGTATCGACGCTTCTCCGAAATCGAAGACCTGACCGAAGCGGAGAGCGCCGAGCTGATGGCGTTCATCCAGAAGGCAATTCGCGTCATCAAGAACGTCTCGCGGCCGCATGGTTTCAACGTCGGAGTCAACCTGGGGCACTCGGCGGGCGGTTCGTTGGCGGAACACCTGCACGTGCACGTGGTGCCGCGGTGGGGCGGCGACGCCAACTTCATTACGATCATCGGCGACTCGAAAGTGATTCCGCAGCTGTTGCGCGACACCCGCCAGTTGCTGGCGACGGAGTGGGCCAAGCAGTCGTGA
- the pgsA gene encoding phosphatidylinositol phosphate synthase: MSRLLSREGVARATGPVARAFLRAGFTADGVTIIATAAAVLAALTLFPIGRLFAGTMVIWFFVMFDMVDGAMARESGGGTRFGAVLDATCDRISDGAVFCGLAWWAAFGLGSRPLVVALLICLVTSQVISYIKARAEASGLRGDGGLIERPERLIIVLVGAGLSDLPFFPLPWALPIAAWALAAASMATCAQRLHTVRHSSGAATPLPPPGKSGEAEP, from the coding sequence GTGAGCAGACTGTTGTCCCGCGAGGGCGTCGCACGGGCCACCGGCCCGGTGGCGCGGGCGTTCCTGCGCGCGGGTTTCACAGCGGACGGCGTGACGATCATCGCGACAGCGGCGGCGGTGCTGGCCGCGCTGACTCTGTTCCCCATCGGGCGGCTGTTCGCCGGGACCATGGTGATCTGGTTCTTCGTCATGTTCGACATGGTCGACGGTGCGATGGCGCGAGAAAGCGGCGGTGGCACGCGATTTGGCGCGGTCCTCGACGCGACCTGCGACCGGATCAGCGACGGCGCGGTGTTCTGCGGGCTGGCGTGGTGGGCCGCCTTCGGTCTAGGAAGCCGGCCGCTGGTGGTGGCGTTGTTGATCTGTCTGGTGACATCGCAGGTGATCTCGTACATCAAAGCGCGCGCCGAGGCCAGTGGGCTACGCGGCGACGGTGGCCTCATCGAACGACCGGAACGCCTGATCATCGTCTTGGTCGGAGCGGGTCTCTCCGATCTGCCGTTCTTCCCGCTGCCGTGGGCGTTGCCGATCGCGGCGTGGGCCCTGGCCGCGGCCAGCATGGCCACCTGTGCCCAGCGGTTACACACCGTGCGGCACTCGAGTGGCGCCGCGACTCCGCTGCCGCCGCCGGGGAAGTCGGGCGAGGCTGAGCCGTGA
- a CDS encoding phosphatidylinositol mannoside acyltransferase — protein sequence MVPDGLKLPGLSDLSLGSRLADWGYATGWLTVRTIPEFAARNIFDAGALYASRGGGPDQLRKNLARVTGVEPKEVPGSLIRAALASYARYWREAFRLPSMDLEAIGRAMAETSLGAEHVDAALAKGNGAVLALPHSGNWDLAGVWMAQNYGRFTTVAERLKPESLYQRFLDYRESLGFEVIPLSGGEQPPFPLLGERLKANKVVCLMAERDLSRAGVEVDFFGEPTRMPAGPAKLAITTGAALLPTHSWYDGEICRVDIDPALDTSSGDVRVVTQALADVFARNIAEHPADWHMLQPQWLADLSEERRARLADS from the coding sequence ATCGTTCCCGATGGTCTGAAACTGCCTGGCCTGAGCGATCTTTCGCTGGGCAGCCGACTGGCCGACTGGGGGTACGCGACCGGCTGGTTGACGGTGCGGACCATCCCGGAGTTCGCCGCACGCAACATCTTCGATGCTGGAGCGCTGTATGCGTCACGCGGCGGGGGACCGGACCAACTGCGCAAGAACCTGGCCCGCGTGACCGGGGTCGAGCCGAAGGAGGTGCCCGGCAGCCTGATTCGGGCGGCGCTGGCTTCCTACGCGCGGTACTGGCGTGAAGCCTTCCGGCTGCCGTCGATGGACCTCGAGGCGATCGGGCGCGCGATGGCCGAAACATCGTTGGGCGCAGAGCATGTCGATGCGGCACTCGCGAAGGGCAACGGCGCGGTGCTGGCACTGCCGCACAGCGGGAACTGGGACCTGGCCGGGGTGTGGATGGCCCAGAACTACGGTCGCTTCACCACCGTTGCGGAACGACTCAAGCCGGAGTCGCTTTATCAACGCTTCCTTGACTATCGGGAAAGCCTTGGCTTCGAGGTGATTCCGCTCTCCGGGGGCGAGCAGCCGCCGTTCCCGTTGCTCGGCGAGCGGCTCAAAGCCAACAAAGTCGTATGCCTGATGGCTGAGCGGGACCTCAGCCGCGCCGGCGTCGAGGTCGACTTCTTCGGCGAGCCAACCCGCATGCCCGCCGGCCCGGCCAAGCTGGCGATCACTACCGGAGCCGCGCTGCTCCCCACCCACAGCTGGTACGACGGCGAGATCTGCCGCGTCGACATCGACCCCGCGTTGGACACCTCCAGCGGGGATGTCCGCGTCGTCACGCAGGCACTGGCCGACGTCTTCGCCCGCAACATCGCCGAGCACCCCGCGGACTGGCACATGTTGCAGCCGCAGTGGCTCGCCGATCTGTCCGAGGAACGACGGGCCCGATTGGCGGACAGCTAG
- a CDS encoding glycosyltransferase family 4 protein: MRIGMVCPYSFDVPGGVQSHVLQLAEVMRRRGQDVSVLAPSSPHVQLPDYVVSAGRAVPIPYNGSVARLQISPAVSGKVRRWLTEGEFDVLHLHEPNAPSVSMWALRIAEGPIVATFHTSTTKSLMLSMFGGLLQPMHEKIIGRIAVSDLARRWQMEALGSDAVEIPNGVDVAAMAGAPLLDGYPRPAKTVLFLGRYDEPRKGMAVLLEALPTLVERFPGLQVLIVGRGDEDELREKVGGLAGHLRFLGLVDDAAKASAMRSADVYCAPHLGGESFGIVLVEAMAAGTPVVASDLHAFRQVLRDGEAGLLVKADDSAALADGLIAVLEDEALATRYAEAGSKAVQRYDWSVVANQIMRVYETVAVRGSKVQAAS; encoded by the coding sequence GTGCGCATCGGGATGGTGTGTCCGTACTCGTTCGACGTGCCGGGCGGTGTGCAGTCGCACGTCCTGCAGCTTGCCGAGGTGATGCGGAGGCGGGGGCAGGACGTCAGCGTGCTGGCACCCTCGTCTCCGCATGTGCAGTTGCCCGACTACGTCGTGTCCGCCGGCCGCGCCGTCCCGATTCCGTACAACGGTTCGGTGGCCCGGCTGCAGATCAGCCCCGCGGTCAGCGGAAAGGTCCGCCGCTGGCTGACCGAGGGCGAATTCGACGTCCTGCACCTGCATGAGCCGAATGCGCCGAGCGTGTCCATGTGGGCGCTGCGCATCGCCGAGGGCCCGATCGTCGCCACCTTTCACACCTCGACCACCAAGTCGCTGATGCTGTCGATGTTCGGCGGCCTGCTGCAACCCATGCACGAGAAGATCATCGGCCGCATCGCCGTCTCCGACCTGGCCCGACGCTGGCAGATGGAGGCCCTGGGGTCCGACGCGGTCGAGATCCCCAACGGCGTCGACGTCGCTGCGATGGCCGGCGCGCCCCTGCTCGACGGGTATCCGCGACCCGCCAAAACCGTCTTGTTCCTCGGCCGCTACGACGAACCGCGCAAAGGCATGGCGGTGCTGCTCGAAGCGCTCCCGACGTTGGTCGAGCGATTCCCCGGACTGCAAGTGCTGATCGTCGGCCGCGGCGACGAGGACGAGTTGCGGGAGAAGGTCGGCGGATTGGCCGGCCACCTGCGATTTCTCGGGCTGGTCGACGACGCCGCGAAGGCCTCGGCGATGCGCAGTGCCGATGTCTACTGCGCGCCGCATCTGGGTGGCGAGAGCTTCGGCATCGTGCTCGTCGAGGCGATGGCCGCGGGCACGCCGGTGGTCGCCAGCGACCTGCACGCGTTCCGGCAGGTGTTGCGCGATGGCGAGGCCGGCCTGCTGGTCAAGGCCGACGACAGCGCCGCACTCGCCGACGGCCTGATCGCGGTGCTGGAGGACGAGGCGCTGGCCACCCGCTACGCCGAGGCCGGCTCGAAGGCGGTACAGCGGTACGACTGGTCGGTAGTGGCCAACCAGATCATGCGGGTCTATGAGACGGTGGCCGTCCGCGGCAGCAAAGTCCAGGCGGCGAGCTGA
- a CDS encoding NUDIX hydrolase: MWWTIALVAAVVALVSVLLGFGVWAYRMANRLDRLHVRYDLSWQALDAALARRAVVARAVAANALGGHSDAEARELVTRADAAESAGRREREGCENKLAAALAMVDPASVPAGVIAELSDAEARVVLARRFHNDAVRDTLALRERRLVRWFRLAGTAKLPTYFEIAERSHALRHADHPAADRRTSARVVLLDETGAVLLLCGSDPAAIGPASRWWFTVGGQVADGESLAQAAARELGEETGLRVDPVDMIGPIWRRDAVFDFNGAEIDSEEFFFVYRIPRFEPSAAGRTELENRYIHGHRWCEPADIVALADAGETVYPLQLSELLAEAAALAGAPDRPRQLQSIR, translated from the coding sequence ATGTGGTGGACGATCGCGCTGGTTGCGGCCGTGGTCGCGCTGGTGTCGGTGTTGCTCGGGTTCGGCGTGTGGGCGTACCGAATGGCCAACCGGCTCGACCGCTTGCATGTGCGTTACGACCTGTCCTGGCAGGCACTCGATGCCGCTCTGGCCCGCCGGGCCGTGGTGGCCCGCGCGGTCGCGGCGAATGCGCTGGGCGGCCATTCCGACGCTGAGGCCAGGGAGTTGGTGACGCGCGCCGACGCCGCCGAAAGCGCTGGGCGCCGGGAGCGCGAGGGTTGTGAGAACAAGCTGGCCGCCGCGCTCGCGATGGTCGATCCGGCGTCGGTGCCGGCGGGTGTGATCGCCGAACTGTCCGATGCCGAGGCCCGGGTGGTACTGGCCAGGCGATTCCACAACGACGCGGTCCGCGACACGCTCGCGCTGCGTGAGCGACGTCTGGTCCGGTGGTTCCGATTGGCTGGAACAGCAAAGCTGCCAACCTATTTCGAGATCGCCGAGCGGTCGCACGCACTGCGGCACGCCGACCACCCGGCCGCTGACCGGCGTACGTCGGCGCGGGTGGTGCTGCTCGACGAGACCGGCGCGGTCCTGCTGTTGTGCGGGTCCGACCCCGCGGCCATCGGGCCCGCATCCCGGTGGTGGTTCACCGTCGGCGGCCAGGTCGCCGACGGCGAATCGCTTGCCCAGGCCGCCGCGCGTGAGCTGGGCGAGGAGACGGGTCTGCGCGTCGACCCCGTCGATATGATCGGGCCGATCTGGCGGCGCGACGCGGTGTTCGACTTCAACGGCGCCGAGATCGACAGCGAGGAATTCTTCTTCGTGTACCGCATCCCGCGCTTCGAACCGTCGGCGGCGGGCCGCACCGAACTGGAGAACCGCTACATCCACGGCCACCGATGGTGTGAGCCTGCCGACATCGTCGCGCTGGCCGACGCCGGCGAGACGGTCTACCCGCTGCAGCTCTCCGAACTGCTTGCCGAGGCAGCGGCGCTGGCAGGTGCGCCGGATCGGCCCCGTCAGCTGCAATCCATCCGCTGA
- the pdxS gene encoding pyridoxal 5'-phosphate synthase lyase subunit PdxS, which translates to MAEMLKGGVIMDVVTPEQARIAEGAGAVAVMALERVPADIRAQGGVSRMSDPDMIEGIISAVTIPVMAKARIGHFVEAQILQSLGVDYVDESEVLTPADYTHHIDKWKFTVPFVCGATNLGEALRRINEGAAMIRSKGEAGTGDVSNATTHMRSIGGEIRRLGSLSEDELFVAAKELQAPYDLVVEVARAGKLPVTLFTAGGIATPADAAMMMQLGAEGVFVGSGIFKSGDPAQRAAAIVKATTFFDDPDVLAKVSRGLGEAMVGINVEQVPEPHRLAQRGW; encoded by the coding sequence ATGGCCGAGATGCTCAAGGGCGGCGTCATCATGGACGTCGTCACGCCGGAGCAGGCCCGCATCGCCGAGGGCGCCGGCGCCGTCGCGGTCATGGCGCTGGAGCGGGTCCCCGCCGACATCCGCGCCCAGGGCGGGGTGTCGCGGATGAGCGACCCCGACATGATCGAGGGCATCATCTCCGCCGTCACCATCCCGGTAATGGCCAAGGCCCGCATCGGCCACTTCGTCGAAGCCCAGATTCTGCAGAGCCTTGGGGTGGACTACGTCGACGAGTCCGAGGTGCTGACCCCCGCCGATTACACCCACCACATCGACAAGTGGAAGTTCACCGTGCCGTTCGTCTGCGGCGCCACCAATCTGGGTGAGGCGCTGCGGCGGATCAACGAGGGCGCGGCGATGATCCGCTCCAAGGGCGAGGCGGGCACCGGCGACGTGTCCAACGCGACCACCCACATGCGGTCCATCGGGGGGGAGATCCGCCGCCTCGGTTCGCTGTCCGAGGACGAATTATTCGTTGCCGCAAAGGAATTGCAGGCCCCCTACGACCTGGTCGTGGAGGTGGCGCGGGCCGGGAAGCTGCCCGTCACGTTGTTCACCGCCGGCGGCATCGCTACCCCGGCCGACGCGGCGATGATGATGCAACTCGGCGCCGAGGGCGTATTCGTCGGCTCCGGGATCTTCAAGTCCGGCGACCCCGCGCAGCGGGCGGCGGCCATCGTCAAGGCCACTACCTTCTTCGACGACCCGGACGTGCTGGCCAAGGTGTCTCGCGGGCTGGGGGAGGCGATGGTCGGCATTAACGTGGAGCAAGTCCCGGAGCCCCATCGCCTCGCGCAGCGCGGCTGGTAA
- the tesB gene encoding acyl-CoA thioesterase II, protein MSIEKILDLEQLEVDIYRGSVFSPEQGNFQRTFGGQVAGQSLVSAVRTVDPHFLVHSLHGYFIRPGDSSAPTIFIVERLRDGGSFCTRRVNAIQHGKTIFSMSASFQTDQEGIHHQDVMPSAPPPDDLPGLKSMKVFDDEGFKQFQEWDIRIVPRDQVHQVQGKAAQQQVWFKHRDPLPDDPVLHICALAYMSDLTLLGSAQVTHLDEREHLQVASLDHAMWFMRVFRADEWLLYDQSSPSATGGRALCQGKIFNQYGEMVAAVMQEGLTRFSTDQR, encoded by the coding sequence GTGTCGATCGAAAAGATCCTCGATCTCGAGCAGCTCGAGGTCGACATCTACCGGGGCAGCGTGTTCAGCCCCGAACAGGGCAACTTCCAGCGCACGTTCGGCGGTCAGGTGGCAGGCCAGTCGCTGGTATCCGCGGTGCGCACGGTCGACCCGCATTTTCTGGTGCACTCGTTGCACGGATACTTCATCCGCCCCGGAGACTCCTCAGCGCCAACGATTTTCATCGTCGAGCGACTGCGCGACGGCGGCTCGTTCTGCACGCGTCGGGTCAACGCCATTCAGCACGGCAAGACGATCTTCTCGATGTCGGCGTCATTTCAGACCGACCAGGAGGGCATCCACCACCAGGATGTGATGCCCTCGGCGCCGCCACCGGACGACCTGCCCGGCCTCAAGTCGATGAAGGTGTTTGACGACGAGGGCTTCAAGCAGTTTCAGGAGTGGGACATCCGCATCGTCCCGCGCGACCAGGTGCACCAGGTGCAGGGCAAGGCTGCGCAGCAACAGGTCTGGTTCAAGCACCGCGACCCGCTGCCCGACGATCCGGTGCTGCACATCTGCGCGTTGGCCTACATGAGCGACCTGACCCTGCTGGGCTCGGCGCAGGTCACCCACCTCGACGAACGCGAGCACCTGCAGGTCGCGTCGCTGGACCACGCGATGTGGTTCATGCGGGTGTTCCGCGCCGACGAGTGGCTGCTCTACGACCAGTCCTCGCCGTCGGCCACCGGTGGGCGGGCCCTGTGTCAGGGCAAGATCTTCAACCAGTACGGCGAGATGGTCGCCGCCGTCATGCAGGAGGGTCTGACGCGCTTCTCCACCGATCAGCGTTGA
- the pdxT gene encoding pyridoxal 5'-phosphate synthase glutaminase subunit PdxT has product MSAVRIGVLALQGDVREHVAALREAGAEAISVRRRDELESVAGLVIPGGESTAISHLLRELDLLEPLRARLADGLPAYGACAGMIMLASEIRDAGTAGREALPLSAIDITVRRNAFGRQVDSFEGDVDFDGFDAPVHAVFIRAPWVERVGDGVQVLARAADHPVAVRQGPVLATAFHPEVTTDRRIHQLFVDIVSGRR; this is encoded by the coding sequence TTGAGCGCCGTGCGCATCGGGGTGTTGGCGCTACAGGGCGACGTCCGCGAGCATGTGGCGGCGCTGCGGGAAGCGGGGGCCGAGGCGATCAGTGTGCGGCGCCGCGACGAACTCGAATCCGTGGCTGGGTTGGTGATTCCCGGCGGCGAGTCCACCGCGATCAGTCACCTGCTGCGCGAGCTCGATCTGCTGGAACCGCTGCGGGCGAGGCTGGCCGACGGCCTACCCGCCTACGGCGCGTGTGCGGGAATGATCATGCTGGCCAGCGAGATTCGCGACGCCGGGACGGCCGGGCGCGAGGCGCTGCCGCTGTCGGCGATCGATATCACCGTGCGGCGCAACGCTTTCGGCCGTCAGGTCGACTCATTCGAGGGTGACGTCGACTTCGACGGGTTCGATGCTCCGGTGCACGCGGTGTTCATCCGCGCGCCGTGGGTGGAGCGAGTCGGGGACGGAGTGCAGGTGTTGGCGCGCGCGGCCGACCATCCGGTTGCGGTGCGACAAGGTCCCGTGCTGGCGACCGCGTTTCACCCCGAGGTGACCACCGACCGGCGCATCCACCAGTTGTTCGTCGACATCGTCAGCGGGCGACGCTGA
- a CDS encoding oxygenase MpaB family protein, whose protein sequence is MTTQNPLQAVRDALGSSLFEMVAGPDGPAERERIHETPGPRWFADDRPIRRVHADASMFVGGLRALLLQSLHPLAMAGVAEHSNYREDPWGRLQRTSTFLAETTFGSAVDAQRAVDRVRGIHRRVHGVAADGRAYTATDPHLLEWVHIAEADSFLRAHQLYGAAPLDQAGRDGYVADMAEIAAKLGVADPPRTEGELAQRLNDYRPELRSTAAARDAARFLLLTPPLSLAARAPYGVLSATAVSMLPLWARIPLLLPYFPPVEVTVVRSIGRVLVGGLRWALPAPVSVAR, encoded by the coding sequence ATGACCACGCAAAACCCTCTACAGGCGGTACGGGACGCGTTGGGAAGCAGCTTGTTCGAAATGGTCGCGGGGCCGGACGGTCCAGCGGAGCGCGAGCGCATCCACGAGACGCCGGGACCTCGCTGGTTCGCCGACGACCGACCCATCCGCCGGGTGCATGCCGACGCGTCGATGTTCGTCGGCGGTCTCCGCGCCCTGCTGCTGCAGTCGCTGCACCCGTTGGCGATGGCCGGCGTGGCCGAGCACTCCAATTACCGCGAGGACCCGTGGGGCCGGCTGCAGCGCACCAGCACCTTCCTGGCCGAGACGACATTCGGATCTGCAGTGGACGCGCAGCGCGCGGTGGACCGGGTGCGCGGAATTCACCGGCGCGTGCACGGTGTCGCCGCCGACGGTCGCGCCTACACCGCGACCGACCCGCACCTGCTGGAGTGGGTACACATCGCCGAGGCCGACAGCTTTCTGCGCGCCCACCAGTTGTACGGCGCGGCTCCGCTGGACCAAGCCGGCCGGGACGGCTATGTCGCCGACATGGCCGAGATCGCCGCCAAGCTGGGTGTGGCGGATCCTCCGCGAACGGAAGGCGAACTGGCGCAACGGCTCAACGATTACCGGCCGGAGTTGCGCAGCACCGCCGCGGCCCGAGATGCGGCCCGATTCCTGCTGTTGACGCCGCCGTTGTCGCTGGCGGCGCGGGCACCCTATGGCGTGCTGTCCGCGACCGCGGTATCCATGCTGCCGCTGTGGGCTCGAATCCCGTTGCTGTTGCCGTACTTTCCACCCGTGGAGGTCACGGTGGTGCGCAGCATCGGCCGCGTTCTGGTCGGCGGTTTGCGGTGGGCGCTGCCGGCACCTGTCAGCGTCGCCCGCTGA
- a CDS encoding class I SAM-dependent methyltransferase, translating into MDFDKRVQSWHDIPGWFQWRHHQEEAVAHFPDGSRFAEVGCYLGRSICSLGEVVRAAGLANRIVGVDTARGSGPEGVSETDAHGPAVEHGGGTFAGLLHRNIIDCGLADTVQLVISDSVAAASLFPDESFAWVHIDASHDYDSVIADVDAWAPKVQPGGWLSGDDYEADWWPGVVSAVHDALPDARSWESMQWRWIKPG; encoded by the coding sequence ATGGATTTCGACAAGCGGGTGCAGTCCTGGCACGACATTCCCGGTTGGTTCCAGTGGCGCCACCATCAGGAGGAAGCGGTTGCGCATTTCCCGGACGGCAGCCGGTTCGCCGAAGTCGGCTGCTATCTGGGCCGCAGCATCTGCTCGCTGGGCGAAGTCGTGCGGGCGGCGGGCCTGGCGAATCGGATTGTCGGCGTCGATACCGCGCGGGGCAGCGGACCCGAGGGCGTCAGCGAGACCGACGCGCACGGGCCCGCTGTCGAGCATGGTGGCGGTACGTTCGCAGGGCTGTTGCACCGCAACATCATTGACTGCGGTCTGGCTGACACGGTCCAGTTGGTGATCAGTGATTCCGTTGCTGCCGCATCGCTGTTCCCCGACGAATCGTTCGCCTGGGTGCACATCGACGCCAGTCACGACTACGACTCCGTCATCGCCGACGTCGACGCGTGGGCGCCCAAGGTACAGCCGGGCGGTTGGTTGTCCGGCGACGACTACGAAGCCGACTGGTGGCCGGGCGTGGTGTCGGCGGTGCACGACGCCTTACCCGACGCACGCTCGTGGGAATCGATGCAGTGGCGGTGGATCAAGCCGGGCTGA
- a CDS encoding sensor domain-containing protein — protein MRLVHGFAALLTAAGVLVASPAAAIPVVAQSKIDALLLSDDDVSSIVGLPLRRVGDIRPKPGQAGPLPDRDDCRSFVQSDVSLWTAEFTAFRRVQQRDDPETPQFAVTQSVALYPNAMTAAGTFRRAFAPDMVGRCGSVTLTDTSNASWRIDKVSITGNHASWMLANLQDGQDTTWRCANEIRQKGNAMFMEFECQYGNGGPLVAQMANLIANRIPS, from the coding sequence GTGCGACTCGTCCACGGCTTTGCGGCGCTGCTGACTGCGGCGGGCGTCCTCGTCGCGTCGCCCGCGGCGGCCATTCCGGTTGTGGCGCAGAGCAAGATCGACGCGCTGTTGCTATCCGACGATGACGTCAGCTCGATCGTCGGGCTTCCACTTCGTCGAGTCGGGGATATTCGTCCGAAACCCGGACAAGCGGGTCCTCTCCCGGATCGGGACGACTGTCGATCGTTCGTGCAGTCTGACGTCAGCCTGTGGACCGCGGAGTTCACCGCTTTCCGGCGCGTTCAGCAGCGGGACGATCCCGAAACACCTCAGTTCGCGGTCACTCAATCCGTCGCGTTGTACCCCAACGCGATGACCGCCGCCGGTACCTTCCGGCGCGCGTTCGCACCCGACATGGTCGGCCGCTGTGGCTCGGTGACGTTGACCGACACCTCCAACGCGTCCTGGCGCATCGACAAGGTTTCGATTACCGGGAATCACGCGAGCTGGATGCTTGCGAACCTGCAGGACGGTCAGGACACCACCTGGCGGTGCGCGAATGAGATTCGGCAAAAGGGCAATGCGATGTTCATGGAGTTTGAATGTCAGTACGGAAACGGGGGCCCGTTGGTGGCGCAGATGGCCAACCTTATTGCCAACCGGATCCCGTCATGA
- a CDS encoding sensor domain-containing protein, whose protein sequence is MVPPDVSGPIVGSPLGFEKLFNQPAPSIDLGGKSSCAVLFGPTVHDYGREWTAYKGAQQKNAEDNADHVVGQGAGSYADTDTARRAFTAAFPPALTECDGVAVNNPRDKNPQITWRFDVSSVDGASARWTRTQLNGGQPTDWGCAYEARVKSNVLLYTSVCEHGDGGAAAAGQLADRMTVWFPDS, encoded by the coding sequence GTGGTTCCGCCGGACGTGTCTGGCCCGATCGTCGGTTCGCCGCTGGGATTTGAAAAATTGTTCAACCAACCCGCCCCGTCGATTGACTTGGGTGGGAAGTCCTCGTGTGCGGTGCTTTTCGGCCCGACGGTCCACGATTACGGCAGAGAGTGGACCGCGTACAAGGGCGCGCAGCAGAAGAACGCTGAGGACAACGCGGACCACGTCGTCGGTCAGGGTGCCGGGTCCTACGCGGACACCGACACCGCGCGGCGTGCGTTCACGGCGGCCTTCCCGCCGGCCTTGACCGAATGCGATGGAGTCGCGGTCAACAATCCGCGCGACAAAAACCCCCAAATCACCTGGCGCTTCGATGTTTCCAGTGTCGACGGCGCCAGTGCACGGTGGACTCGCACCCAACTCAACGGCGGCCAGCCGACGGATTGGGGTTGCGCCTACGAGGCTCGGGTGAAAAGCAATGTGCTGCTGTACACCTCGGTGTGCGAGCACGGCGATGGCGGCGCCGCGGCAGCCGGCCAGCTGGCCGACCGGATGACGGTGTGGTTCCCGGACTCCTGA
- a CDS encoding sensor domain-containing protein, with amino-acid sequence MRLIPQTVTIAAVVVAALWTQSPLAGASNVPPGRIVSLIPSDDEVSQYVGLQVRHDVDPLPARPWQPEPLSQRDDCRKLFATNDVDAWGSDYSAFRTQTWTVPGDPTQIFVGQSVGIFADAGSTRNRFDAAYNPNFFRSCDHAIMQGGPVPEGFSWELYDFKTNDDVMIWTIAARNWGEYTGYNCVAVAFRLGNVMSISSVGQMGNPSQAVKRLTDYILSRAI; translated from the coding sequence GTGCGCCTGATCCCTCAGACAGTCACCATCGCCGCCGTCGTCGTCGCGGCGCTGTGGACGCAGTCGCCGCTCGCAGGGGCCAGCAATGTTCCTCCGGGCCGCATCGTGTCGCTGATCCCGTCCGACGACGAGGTGAGCCAATACGTCGGCCTCCAAGTACGGCACGACGTCGACCCGCTCCCGGCGCGGCCCTGGCAACCGGAACCGCTGAGTCAGCGTGACGACTGCAGAAAACTTTTTGCCACCAACGACGTCGACGCCTGGGGTTCGGACTATTCGGCATTTCGCACTCAGACCTGGACCGTCCCGGGTGACCCCACCCAGATCTTTGTTGGTCAGTCGGTCGGCATATTCGCCGATGCCGGTAGCACCCGCAACCGCTTCGACGCCGCTTACAACCCGAATTTCTTCCGGAGCTGTGACCACGCCATCATGCAGGGCGGGCCTGTACCAGAGGGATTCTCCTGGGAACTGTATGACTTCAAGACCAACGACGACGTCATGATCTGGACGATCGCCGCGAGGAACTGGGGCGAGTACACCGGATACAACTGTGTAGCCGTCGCGTTCCGGCTGGGCAACGTCATGTCGATCTCGAGCGTGGGTCAGATGGGTAATCCCAGTCAAGCGGTCAAGCGCCTCACCGACTACATTCTCAGCCGGGCTATCTGA